From Antedon mediterranea chromosome 9, ecAntMedi1.1, whole genome shotgun sequence, a single genomic window includes:
- the LOC140058289 gene encoding uncharacterized protein yields MYLDVTVFRNCLIQSLGCQEKKGLVATDTHECARACEYPARPQVCEYVFDVRWFYSMSGYCFDCPTRSDDCSLDRCLPLDGVSRPSVTTNYTIPGPTIEVCEGDTVQVKLLNNLQDRGALTVHWYGMHQEGTNWMDGVFMITQFPVASSSSFVYEFTASPAGTHWYHGHSGYTRNDGMYGALIVKQAMQYEYNSHLYDFDLPEHVMMIADWKERPTLSTYLMTDSPTKYVDSEAQKFSILINGRAQEEAFYNDHGDVFYTPLSSFEVEEGMTYRFRMISAAFALCNLVVSIQSHPLTVIAVDGSEVVPEEVDSILIAPGERYDFLLKATAEPASYCIYYAGTEETECVDDGVAILKYTTGSNVEPSCYPVIKTPETLTNTPQFSVLDALPLGKTIHFFYEYPSLSSSPCN; encoded by the exons ATGTACTTAGATGTTACTGTGTTTAGGAATT GTTTAATCCAAAGTTTGGGATGTCAAGAAAAGAAAGGACTTGTGGCTACTGATACTCACGAATGTGCTCGTGCGTGTGAATATCCAGCCAGGCCACAAGTTTGTGAATATGTATTTGATGTCCGCTGGTTTTACTCTATGTCTGGTTACTGCTTTGATTGCCCTACTCGCAGTGATGACTGTTCTTTAGATAGATGTCTGCCACTTGACGGTGTCTCAAGACCTTCTGTCACTACTAATTACACTATACCTGGACCAACCATTGAG GTGTGTGAAGGAGATACGGTTCAAGTAAAGTTACTTAACAATCTACAAGATAGAGGAGCATTGACGGTACATTGGTATGGAATGCACCAAGAAGGGACTAATTGGATGGACGGTGTATTCATGATTACGCAATTTCCAGTTGCATCTTCATCTTCGTTTGTTTACGAATTCACAGCAAGTCCAGCCGGCACTCACTGGTACCATGGACATTCTGGTTACACGAGAAATGATGGTATGTATGGAGCGCTGATTGTAAAACAGGCGATGCAATACGAATACAATAGTCATTTATATGACTTTGATCTTCCGGAGCATGTGATGATGATAGCTGACTGGAAAGAAAGACCAACTCTCAGTACATATTTGATGACTGACAGTCCGACAAAATACGTAGATTCTGAAGCCCAGAAGTTTTCAATACTTATAAACGGAAGAGCACAAGAAGAAGCCTTCTACAATGATCATGGTGACGTTTTTTATACACCTCTGTCATCATTTGAAGTCGAAGAAGGAATGACGTATCGTTTCCGGATGATCAGTGCTGCCTTTGCTCTTTGTAACCTCGTAGTATCAATCCAATCACATCCTCTAACGGTAATCGCAGTAGACGGATCTGAGGTAGTACCTGAAGAAGTTGATTCCATTCTTATAGCTCCGGGCGAAAG ATACGATTTCTTGTTGAAGGCTACTGCTGAACCTGCATCGTATTGTATATACTATGCTGGAACAGAAGAGACTGAATGCGTTGATGATGGAGTTGCCATTTTGAAGTACACTACTGGATCCAATGTAGAGCCTTCTTGTTATCCTGTAATAAAAACTCCAGAGACTCTTACAAACACACCTCAATTTTCAGTACTTGATGCATTGCCTCTCGGTAAGaccattcattttttttatgaatatccCTCACTCTCATCATCACCAtgtaattaa
- the LOC140059544 gene encoding steroid 17-alpha-hydroxylase/17,20 lyase-like: MSLVVVLVILLLTWMYFNIRRPPGTPPGPTPYPIIGNVPILIGDVSPWTIFKSMTFKYGQVFSVKFGSFWTVVINDHEHAHEALLTKLNDFSGRPYSYNFNWYSENGKDIAFGQPSPTWKLHRKLAHLAIRQYTTDNLETLIGEVIRKIGGVLSEKAGNPFDPKEVITLAVYNVIASMCFGKSYEFNDPELLEFIKISDERNNALGNGTLADFIPAARFLPSTSVNTFRRVSLELFAIILKEVNRHLKAYSPDEPANDLIELLLKTQNDEMETDNSDSKLTDVHIKQIVSDLFIAGTETSTSTLLWAVACMIDNPDVQEKIKKELDDVIGDRPPQLSDREKLPYTDAVIMEIMRYGTVVPLSLIHCAIKDSTIGNYNVTTGTGVIINAWALHNDSKYWDSPEKFKPERFLDSTCTIKQHLPSYLPFSTGRRACVGQALAKAQIFLIFTWLIQNYTFEKAPGVTGDVAIEGIPMIVTFTRPYQTVAHSRY, from the exons ATGTCGCTAGTCGTAGTGCTGGTCATTCTGTTGCTTACGTGGATGTATTTCAACATTCGACGTCCACCTGGCACGCCACCTGGTCCAACACCTTACCCTATAATAGGGAACGTTCCAA TATTAATAGGAGATGTATCACCTTGGACGATTTTTAAAAGTATGACCTTCAAGTATGGGCAAGTTTTTTCAGTGAAGTTTGGAAGTTTTTGGACAGTCGTCATCAACGATCACGAACATGCGCACGAGGCTTTACTGACCAAACTTAATGATTTCAGTGGACGTCCTTATTCGTACAATT TTAACTGGTATTCTGAAAATGGAAAGGACATTGCTTTTGGTCAGCCTTCACCAACCTGGAAACTCCACCGAAAGTTAGCGCATTTAGCTATCAG ACAATATACTACGGATAATTTGGAGACTTTAATAGGAGAGGTAATACGGAAAATTGGAGGTGTTCTTTCAGAAAAAGCTGGGAATCCATTTGATCCAAAAGAAGTGATTACTTTGGCAGTCTACAACGTTATTGCTTCCATGTGCTTTGGaaaaag TTATGAATTTAATGATCCTGAACTTCTTGAGTTTATAAAGATATCAGATGAACGAAACAATGCACTTGGTAACGGTACTCTAGCGGACTTTATTCCAGCAGCTAGATTTCTACCAAGTACTTCGGTGAATACATTTAGAAGAGTATCGCTGGAATTATTTGCTATAATTCTGAAGGAAGTGAATCGGCATTTGAAAGCATACTCTCCAG ATGAACCTGCAAATGACCTAATTGAGCTACTCTTGAAAACTCAAAATGATGAAATGGAGACTGATAACTCGGACAGTAAATTAACAGATGTGCATATCAAACAGATTGTATCGGATCTTTTCATAG ctGGTACAGAAACATCTACATCAACATTACTGTGGGCTGTTGCATGCATGATTGATAATCCGGATGTACAGGAAAAGATAAAGAAAGAACTTGATGACGTCATTGGAGACAGGCCGCCACAACTAAGTGATCGTGAGAAGCTGCCATACACGGATGCTGTGATCATGGAGATCATGAGATACGGGACAGTTGTCCCATTAAGCTTGATTCACTGTGCTATTAAAGACTCCACAATTG GCAATTACAATGTAACTACAGGCACAGGAGTAATCATAAATGCTTGGGCTCTTCACAATGACTCGAAATACTGGGATTCTCCCGAAAAGTTTAAACCAG AGAGATTCTTGGATTCGACATGCACTATCAAACAACATCTTCCGAGCTATCTGCCGTTTTCCACCGGTCGGAGGGCGTGTGTTGGACAAGCATTAGCTAAGGCTCAGATCTTCCTTATCTTTACGTGGTTAATTCAGAACTATACATTTGAAAAAGCTCCGGGAGTGACGGGTGACGTAGCAATCGAAGGAATACCAATGATAGTGACCTTTACTAGACCTTACCAGACAGTTGCACATTCACGTTATTAA
- the LOC140058290 gene encoding uncharacterized protein, giving the protein MFECTSTVSLAVVLVVLLLTWMYFNIRRPSGMPPGPTPYPIIGNVPTLIGEVPPWNIFRDMAFKYGPIFSVKFGSFWTVVINNHEFTQEALLTKFNDFSGRPYSYNFEWFTDNGKDIAFAQPTPTWKFHRKLAHSAIRKYATGDLETLVEEVIPKVRDVFADKAGTPFDPKEVITLAVYNIIASMCFGHDYNFKDPQLLRFIKLSEEINCSIGNGTLADFIPAARFLPSKQVNRFQKATKEFLSMILAEVNQHLKTYSPDEPTNDLIELLLKTQKDELETDSSASKLTDVHIKQIVSDIFIAGTDTSTTSLLWAFACMIDYPNVQEKIKKELDDVIGDRPPQLSDRGKLPYTEAVIMETMRFGTVVPLGLPHCAIKDSTIGNYMVPENTRVFINIWALHNDSKYWDSPEKFKPERFLDSTCTVKQRLPSFLPFSTGRRVCVGEALAKAQIFLVLSWLIQNYKFEKPPGVTDIFAVSGKPQGLNFTKPYKAVATSRYYSMFECTSTVSLAVVLVVLLLTWMYFNIRRPAGMPPGPTPYPIIGNVPTLIGEVPPWNIFKDTTFKYGPIFSVKFGSFWTVVINNFELAQEALLTRFNDFSGRPYSYNFHWFSDFGQNIAFAQPTPIWKSHRKLALSAIRKYTMESLESLIGEVMPNVTHVISERAGTPFDPKEVITLAVYNILASMCFGKNYEFNDPELLHLIKISDERTDALGNGTLADFIPAARFLPSSSVNTFRKASLEFFSILLTEVNQHLKAYSPDEPAKDLIELLLKAQNDEMVESDSSGSKLTDVHIKQIVADLFVAGTDTSTSSLLWAVACMIDNPDAQEKIKKELDDVIGDRPPRLSDRGKLPYTEAVIIEIMRFGTAAPLGLAHCAIKDSTIGNYNVPAGTGVIINNWALHNDSKYWDSPEKFKPERFLDSTGTIKQRLPSFLPFSTGRRVCVGQALAKAQIFLVFTWLIQNYAFERAPGVTGDVAIAGKPMIVNFTRPYHTVAYPRY; this is encoded by the exons ATGTTCGAGTGTACAAGTACGGTGTCTCTAGCTGTGGTGCTGGTCGTCCTGTTGCTTACGTGGATGTATTTTAACATTCGCCGTCCATCTGGAATGCCGCCTGGTCCAACGCCTTACCCTATCATAGGAAATGTTCCAA CATTAATAGGAGAGGTACCACCATGGAACATATTTAGGGATATGGCCTTCAAATATGGACCAATTTTTTCAGTAAAGTTTGGAAGTTTTTGGACAGTTGTCATCAACAACCACGAATTTACGCAAGAGGCTTTACTGACcaaatttaatgattttagtGGACGTCCTTATTCGTATAATT tCGAATGGTTCACTGATAATGGAAAGGACATTGCTTTTGCTCAGCCTACACCAACCTGGAAATTCCACCGAAAGTTAGCGCATTCAGCTATTAG AAAATATGCAACAGGAGATTTGGAGACTTTGGTAGAAGAGGTAATACCGAAAGTTAGAGATGTCTTTGCTGACAAAGCTGGGACACCATTTGATCCAAAGGAAGTGATCACATTGGCAGTCTACAACATCATTGCTTCTATGTGCTTCGGACATGA TTACAACTTTAAGGACCCTCAGCTTCTTCGGTTTATTAAGTTATCCGAAGAAATAAATTGTTCAATTGGCAACGGCACCCTAGCTGACTTTATTCCAGCTGCTCGATTTTTACCAAGTAAACAAGTGAACAGATTCCAAAAAGCGACAAAAGAATTCCTATCTATGATCTTGGCAGAAGTGAATCAACATTTGAAAACATACTCTCCAG ATGAACCTACAAATGACTTGATTGAGCTTCTATTAAAAACTCAGAAAGATGAACTGGAGACAGATAGTTCTGCCAGTAAATTAACCGACGTGCATATCAAACAGATTGTATCTGATATATTTattg CTGGTACAGACACATCAACAACATCGTTACTTTGGGCTTTTGCATGCATGATCGACTACCCGAATGTTCAGGAGAAAATTAAGAAAGaacttgatgatgtcattggAGACAGGCCACCACAACTAAGTGATCGTGGGAAGTTGCCGTATACGGAGGCTGTGATCATGGAGACTATGAGATTCGGGACAGTTGTCCCATTAGGCTTGCCTCACTGTGCTATTAAAGACTCCACAATTG GTAATTACATGGTGCCAGAAAACACTAGGGTCTTCATAAATATTTGGGCACTTCACAATGATTCAAAATACTGGGATTCGCCGGAAAAGTTCAAACCAG agCGGTTCTTGGATTCGACATGCACTGTAAAACAGCGTCTCCCAAGTTTTCTTCCGTTTTCCACCGGTCGTAGAGTGTGTGTTGGAGAAGCATTAGCTAAGGCTCAGATCTTCCTCGTACTGTCGTGGTTAATTCAGAATTATAAATTCGAGAAGCCACCTGGAGTGACGGATATTTTCGCAGTTAGTGGGAAACCACAGGGTCTTAACTTTACTAAGCCCTACAAAGCAGTTGCAACATCCCGCTATTA CTCT ATGTTCGAGTGTACAAGTACGGTATCTCTAGCTGTGGTGCTGGTCGTCCTGTTGCTTACGTGGATGTATTTTAACATTCGCCGTCCAGCTGGAATGCCGCCTGGTCCAACGCCTTACCCTATCATAGGGAATGTTCCAA CATTAATTGGGGAGGTACCACCATGGAACATATTTAAGGACACGACCTTCAAGTATGGACCAATTTTTTCAGTAAAGTTTGGAAGTTTTTGGACAGTTGTCATCAACAATTTCGAACTTGCGCAAGAGGCTTTACTGACCAGATTTAATGATTTTAGTGGACGTCCTTATTCCTATAACT TTCACTGGTTTTCTGATTTCGGACAGAACATAGCATTTGCTCAGCCTACACCAATCTGGAAATCCCATCGCAAGTTGGCACTCTCAGCTATTAG aaaatatactATGGAAAGTTTGGAGAGTTTGATAGGAGAGGTAATGCCAAATGTTACACATGTTATTTCAGAAAGAGCTGGTACACCATTCGATCCGAAGGAAGTGATCACATTGGCAGTCTACAACATTTTAGCTTCAATGTGCTTTGGAAAAAA TTATGAATTTAATGATCCTGAACTTCTTCACTTAATAAAGATATCAGATGAAAGAACTGATGCACTTGGTAACGGTACTCTAGCGGACTTTATTCCAGCAGCTAGATTTCTACCAAGTTCTTCGGTGAATACATTTAGAAAAGCATCACTGGAATTCTTTTCTATACTTTTGACAGAAGTGAATCAGCATTTGAAAGCATACTCTCCAG ATGAACCGGCAAAAGACCTAATTGAGCTACTTTTAAAAGCTCAGAATGACGAAATGGTCGAGTCTGATAGCTCAGGAAGTAAATTAACAGATGTGCATATTAAACAGATTGTAGCAGATCTTTTCGTAG CTGGTACAGACACATCGACATCATCCTTACTTTGGGCTGTAGCATGTATGATTGATAACCCAGATGCGCAGGAGAAAATTAAGAAAGAACTTGATGACGTCATTGGGGACAGGCCGCCGCGACTAAGTGATCGTGGGAAGTTACCGTACACGGAGGCTGTGATCATAGAGATTATGAGATTCGGGACAGCTGCCCCATTAGGATTGGCCCATTGTGCTATTAAAGACTCCACAATTG GCAATTACAATGTACCTGCAGGCACAGGAGTAATCATAAATAATTGGGCACTTCACAATGATTCAAAATACTGGGATTCTCCCGAAAAGTTTAAACCAG AGAGATTCTTGGATTCGACAGGAACTATCAAACAACGTCTTCCGAGTTTTCTGCCGTTTTCCACCGGTCGTAGAGTGTGTGTTGGACAAGCATTAGCTAAGGCTCAGATCTTCCTTGTCTTTACGTGGTTAATTCAGAACTATGCATTCGAGAGAGCCCCAGGAGTGACGGGCGACGTAGCAATCGCAGGAAAGCCTATGATAGTGAACTTTACTAGGCCCTATCATACAGTTGCCTATCCTCGATATTAG